CTCGCCGGACTACAAGAAGAAGAAGGTCCTGATCCAGAAGAAGGTCGGGAAGAAGTGGAAGAAGTTCCGCACCCTCAAGACCAACAAGAAGAGCAAGTTCCAGACCACGCTCCCCGCGACCCGCAAGCGCACCTACTGGCGCTTCCTGGTCAAGGGCAACACCGAGTTCGCGACCGCCACGTTCGAGGGCTCGACCATCCGCTACCGCTCCGCGGCCCCGCGCGTCACGATCCGCTGACCACCAGCGGGTCGCTGCTCCACTCCTGAGCCGACCGGGCACCGGGTCGTCACCGACGACCGGGTGCCCGGTCGACTTCTCTCCCGACGCGGGAGAGGATCACCCCATGCGCACCAGTCGTCTCGTCACCGGCGTCGTCGCCGCCAGCCTGCTCGGCGCCACCCCGCTGGCCGTCGCCGCGCCCGCCGAGGCACGCGAGACCTGGTCCACCACCACGACCGCCGAGCCGAGCGCGGACCTCGTCGAGTTCGGCGAGCAGATCGACGTCGGCCTCCAGGTCGACAGCGCGACCGGGTCCTCGCCGCTGGTCGGCACCTCCACCCTCTACGCCCGCCGTGCGGGCACGACGGACTGGGTCGCCGTGGCCACCAGCTCCTTGCCCGGCGAGGACTTCCTCGACGTGGCTCCCCGGATGACGACCACCTACAAGGTCGCCTACGGCGGTGGCACCGAGACCGACACCGCCAAGGGCGACCGCTACGCCCCGAGCGAGTCCGCGCCCTTCACCGTCGCGGTCAAGCGCCGCATCACGCACCCGTCGGCCGGCTTCGAGCTCGAGGGCCGGGTGACGCCGCGCTACCGGAGGAAGCCGGTGCGGATCCGGGCCAGCCGCGACCAGGAGGCGGGCTACGAGCTCGTCCGGGTGGTGCGCACCGACCGCCGCGGGCGCTACTCCTTCCGGCTCCCCCGGCGCAGCGGCACGTGGTACTGGATCATCAGCGTGCGCGGCGACAAGCGCTTCCGCGGCGCCGCGTTCGGCTACGAGACCAGCGTCTTCTGAGCCGTCACGGCGTCGCGGTTGCTGCCGCGTCGATCTCGCCCTGCGAGCGCAGCACGCAGAACTGGTTGCCCTCCGGGTCGGTGAGGACGACCCACCCGGCGCCCGGGCCGTGCACGTCGCGCTGGTCGTCCACCTGCACCGCGCCGAGGGCGCGCACCCGCTCGACCTCCTCGTCGCGGGTGCCCGTGCGCGGGCGTAGGTCGAAGTGGACCCTCTTGGCCGGCAGCTCGGCGTCGGGCACCTCGATGAACAGGATCGCGTGGCCGGTCCCCGGGTCCACGACCATGCACTCCTCGTGACCGGGCTCGTTCGGGTCCCCCTCGACGTCGACGTAGCCCAGCACCTGCTTCCACCACTCGGAGAGCTCGTAGGCGCGGTGGCAGTCGACGGTGGTGTGGGCGACGAAGGAGGTCATGGCGCCACGGTAGTCTCGGCTCGCCCCGCGACGTGGGCGACCGGACGAGGGAGCCGTACCCGGAGAGCGACAAGACGGCCGTCGAGGAGATGGTCATGTCGTGGTTCGTGCTCGTGCTCTCAGGCGTCCTGGAGGCGGTGTGGGCCACCGCCCTCGGTCGCTCCGAGGGCCTCACCCGTCCGGTGCCGACCGCCACCTTCCTGGTGGCGCTGGTGCTCAGCATGGGCGGCCTGGGCTACGCCATGCGGACGCTGCCCGTCGGCACGTCGTACGCCGTCTGGGTCGGGATCGGCGCGGTGCTGACGGTGGTGGTCGCCATGGTCACCGGCACCGAGTCGTTCTCGGTCGTGAAGGCGCTGCTGCTGACCGGGCTCGTGGCGTGCATCGTGGGCCTCAAGCTCGTGCACTGAGAGCCCGGGTGCCTACTCCGTTCCGTGGCGGCGGACGAAGTCGACGATCTGCTCGGCCAGCTCGGGACGGCACACGATGAGGTCCGGCAGCGAGGTGTCGTCCTCGTTGTAGACCAACGGTGAGCCGTCGACGCGGCTGCAGTGGAGGCCGGCGGCGCGGGCGACCGCGACGGGAGCGGCGTTGTCCCACTGGTACTGACCACCGGCGTGGACGTAGGCGTCGGCGACGTCGCGCACCACGCTCATCACCTTCACCCCGGCGCTGCCCATCGGGACCAGCTCGGCGTCGAGCTCGGCGGCCAGCGCCTCCACGAAGGCCGGCGGACGGCTGCGCGAGACCGCGATGCGCGGGCGCTGCGAGGTGCGGGGCGGCACCACGCTGGGGCGCCCGGTGCTGAAGGTCTCCCCCAGCGCCGGCTGCGCGACGGCGCCGGCGACGAGGTCGCCGTCGGCCCACAGCGCGACGTGGACGGCCCAGTCGTCGCGCGGGGGCTCGGAGAACTCTCGGGTGCCGTCGAGGGGGTCGATGATCCAGACCCGCGGGGCCGTGAGCCGCGACTTGTCGTCGGCCGCCTCCTCCGACAGCACCGCGTCGTCGGGTCGGTGCGCGGTGAGGAGGCGGTCGAGCTCAGCCTGCGCGGCGGCGTCGCCGGCGTCCTTGAGGGCCTTGCCCTCCAGACCGTCCGCGGCGGCTCCGGCGCGTACGTCGAGCAGCACGGCGCCGGCTCGCTCGGCCGCCCAGACGGCGAAGGCGTGGTCGTCGAGCGTGGTGGGATCGATCATGCGCGAACCCTATCGATGCGGTGCCGTGACCCGTGGCCTCCCCTGCAGGGCCAGCGGGGCCCGGCGCGGGCGGGGCACCAGGTCGGCGGTTCCCCCGGCGTCGTAGACCTGGCGGAGCATCGCCACCGCCTCGAGCTGCGTCCTGGCCCCGAGCTTGGCCCGCAGCGCCTTCACGTGGCTGCGGACGGTGCCGACGCTGACGTCCATGAGCGCCGCCACCTCGACGACGCGTTGACCCGCGGCGAGCAGCTCGAGCACCCGCATCTGCTGCGGCGACAGCGTCCGCATCAGCGCGATGAGCACGCGACGGCTGTCAAGGGCCTGCACCCACGCCGCTCGCAGGGCCAGACGCCGGGCGGGGTCCATCAGCAGGTCGCCCGTGGTGAGCCGCTCGACGACCTCGAGCAACTGACTGATCGAGGTCGCCCCGGTGACCACGTCGACGGCCCCTCCCTCGAGGAGGCCGCCCCACCAGATCGCCGTCTGTCCGGGGGCCACCACCGCCACGCGCACGTCACCGACCGCCACCAGCCGACTGATCTCCTCCACGACGGTCAGGCTGTCCTCGCCCTCGAAGATCGCCACGATGTAGCGCGTGATGCCGGTGTCCCGACCCTCCCAGGCATTGCGCGCCACCGTCTCCCACGGCCGGACGGCCACTGCGGCGCCTGCGGAGGTGAGGGCCGCGGCCACCGCCTGCGCCACCAGCAGGTGCGGCGAGACGATCCACGTGGTCGCGCGGTCGTCAGGGGCAGGTGCTGCTCCGGCGCCGGTGCCGATGCCGGACGGTGGACCGTCCATCCCTCCTCCTCGGGCCGAGATGGGACAAACCCTTGCCGTGCTGAGCGGGTGACGGGCGTTCACGGGCGCAAGGTGCACCGAATTGGGGACGTGGAGCGCCTGCCTCGACGGTCCGCGGGCCACGACGACTTGCCTCAATTCTTGTCGCGGGCTAGCGCCCTGCTGGGAGGACAGTGGGACAGGACTTGACCAAGACTGCAGGAGCCCTGAACCAGGCGGACCAGACCGCCGTTGCCCCATTTGAGGTACGCGCCACACACTCGCTGGATCGCCCCGGGAGAAGGTGGTTTCACTGATCCCGGGCACCTGCTCAGCGGGTGTTCCTGGTCCGGCAGCACGGGAGAGCCGTCGGACATGCACCACAGGGAGCTCGGGGAAACGCTTCACGCACAGGGGGGATGGCCATGCACAGGCCGTTCAGGGAGAACGTACGTCACAGGGTCGGGATGCAGGTCGCCACGGCGGCCTCGTTCGCGGTCCTCATCTGGCTCGGCACACGAGACGCCCACGAGTGGTACGTCTGGCCGGTCGTCCGGACGCTGTCGTCGCTCGGCGACGGCGTCGTCAGCGTGGCCTTCATCATCGGCGCCATCTGCGCCGCCGTGGTGACCTGGCGACGCCATGCGGGTCTCCAGCGCGACGCGGGTGTCGGCGACCAGCTCGAGGCTCGCATGGCGGCCGAGATCGACCTCGCCGTGCAGGCCAGCAGCCGCGACCAGAGCGAGCGGCTGCACGAGCTGCGCAGCACGGTGGCCGGCCTGGTCAACGGTTCCGCGCTGCTCGACAACGCCGACATCCCCGACGAGGCGCGCCGCCACCTCTGCGGGTCGGTGCACCGCGAGCTCCTGCGCATGCAGCGCCTGCTCGCGGGTGAGCACGGCGCCACCACCGACCTCGACCTCGACGAGACGCTGCGCCTGATCCTGGACCTCCAGCGGCTGAAGGGCCGCCACGTCGAGCTCCACACCAGCGGCGGCACCGTGCGGGCGCGCTACGACTCCCTCGCTGAGGTGGTCAACATCCTCATGGACAACGCCGCCACCCACGGCGGCTGCGACACCAGCCTGGTCGAGGTGGTGCGTCGCGACGAGGAGACGGTGGACATCACGGTCTCGGACAACGGGCGCGGCATCCCCGAGGACCAGCGCGAGCGGATCTTCGACTGGGGCAACCGCGGCACGGACTCCCCCGGCCAGGGGATCGGGCTGCACGTCGCCCAGCGCCTCATGGCCGAGGACGGCGGCACGCTGCGCCTCGCCGAGGCCCGGGGCCCGGGGTCGGCTTTCGTCATCTCACTGCCCTCGGCACGCCGCTCACCCGAGAATCACGTCCCCCGGGAGGACTTCCATGGCGCCTGGCGCATCTCGGGCTGAGCACCGCGTCCTGATCCTCGACGACCACGTGCTCTTCGCGGAGGCGCTCGAGCTCGCGCTGTCGCTGGAGCAGTACGACGTACGCCGCCTCGAGCTGCCCGAGGAGGGTGGGTCCATGGCGACCTTGCGGTCGATGGCGCTGCGCGCCAACCCCCGCACCGTGATCCTCGACCTCGACCTCGGCCGCTTCGGCGACGGCGTCAACCTCGTGGCCCCCCTGGCCCGGGCGCACGTCAACGTCGTCGTGGTCACGGCGTCGCAGGACATCGGCCGATGGGGCGAGTGCATGCGGCTGGGGGCGCGCAAGGTGCTCACCAAGAGCGGGGCGCTCCAGCAAGCCCTCTCGACCGTGCGCCGGCTGCACCAGGGCCTGCCCGTGGTGACGCGGGAGGAGCTGGAGTCGCTCCTGGACGCGTGGTCGCAGCAGAGCCGTGCCGACGAGGACATCCGCCGGCGGCTAGACCGGCTCACCCCGCGCGAGCGCCAGGTGCTCGGCGCGCTCATCGAGGGGCGCACCGTGCGCGCCATCTCCCAGGACAGCGTCGTCTCCGAGGCGACGGTGCGCACGCAGGTGAAGTCGATCCTCAACAAGCTCGAGGTGTCGTCGCAGCTGGCGGCGGTCGGGATGGCCAACCAGATCCGGTGGAGGCAGGGCGCGTGAGCGGGCTGAGCGGCGTCCGCTCGTTCTCCCCCTCCGGGCCCACCCGCGACGTCCTCGACCGGATGGCCGCGGCGCAGGAGCACCGCGGGACCGACGGCTTCGAGGCGTGGGTCGGCCCCGGCGTCGGGCTGTCCGGTCCGGTGCACTCGGTCGACGGGCGCTGGGTGGTGGTGCTCGACGGCCGCATCCACCATCTCGTCCGGCTGCGGTCCCACCTGAACCACCGCTTCCGCACCGACGACCCGGGCGAGGTGGTGGCGGCCGGCCTCGCCGTGGAGGGCATCAGCTTCGTCGATCGGCTGCAGGGAGCGTTCAGCCTCGTCGCGCACGACCTGCGCGCCAACACCACGTACCTGGTGCGCGACCGCCTCGGTGTGCTCCCGCTGCACTACCGGCACCTCCCGGGCGGCATCGCGTTCGCCTCGGAGGTCAAGGCGCTGCTCACGGTCGGGGCCGCCCCGGAGGTCGACCACCGCAGCCTCGACGCCTACCTGGCCTTCCGCGTGGTGCCGGCCCCCGACACCCTCTTCGAGGGCGTCAAGACGGTGCGCCCGGCCCACCGACTTGCGATCATGTCGGGCGGCCACCTCGAGGAGGTCGCCTGGTGGTCCGCGCCGGAGACCGACCCTGGCGGCACATGGGAGGCGGACGACGCGATCGAGGCCGTCCGCGACGGCGTACGCGTGGCGGTCGGGTCCGCGCTCGACCCGGGCGTCCCGACCGGGGTCAACCTGACCGGGGGGCTCGCCAGCAGCCTGCTCACCGCCCAGGCCCAACAGCTGTGCGGCGAGGAGCCGGTGCACACCTACACGGTGGCGTTCGGCGACGAAGACCCGGACGAGCAGGCCCGAACCGGTCGACTCAGCAGTCTGCTCGGCACCCGCCACCACGTCGTCCGACTGCATCGTGACGACCTGAAGGATCTCTGGGGCCCTCTCACATGGCACCGCGACACACCCCTTTCCCACGCGGCGGACCTCGCCACGTACGTCCTCGCCCGAGCGGCGGGCCGGCACGTCTCGGCGCTCCTGTGCGCGGAGGGAGCCGACGAGCTCTTCGGCGGCCAGCCGCGACACCGACTGGCAGGGCTCGCGAGGCGCTCGTCCGTGCTGAACGGCCTGCCTTCACCGGTGCGCTCGAGCTTGGCCCAGCGCGTCGAGCGCCGCCTCGGCGCCACCTTCTCCGCGGCCGAGCGCCGACGGCTCCTCGGCCACGCGCCCACTCCTGAGCGGCGAACGGCACCGGTCGTCGGCGTCGACGACGTCGACGCCGACCCCGGGCTGCGCCACGGCCTGCGCCACACCTTTCCCGACGACGCCCTCCAACGACTCGACCGGATGTCTGCGGCGGCGTCGCTGGAGGTGCGCCTGCCCCTGCTCGACCACCGTTTGGTCGACCTCGCGTTCCGCTTGCCGACGTCGGCGAGGTCGCGCGCGGGGTGCCCCTCCTGGGTCCTGCGGGAGGCCGCCCGCACCCTGCTGCCAGACGAGATCATCGAGCGTCGGGTGCCGGAGCGAGGCGCCGGGTCATGGTGGTACGCCGGCCATCGCGACAACATTCGGGAGCACCTCACCGCGTCCGACTCGTGGGTAGCGGCGACCTTCGACCCCACGATGCTGCGTGAGCTCCTGCATCGCCACGAGCACGGAGGGCACGAGCAGGAGCGCATCTGGGCGCTCGTGTCCCTCGAGATCTGGCACCAGACCTTCTTCTCCGACCCTCCGTCCGTACCACGCCCACGTGGGACATGACGGCGCGGCACCGGGGCCTCGTCCGGACCTCGTGACGTACTGCGGCGGCCGAGGAGGGGGAGCCTCGACCGCCGCCGCCGGTGCGCTTCGTCGTCCCTGGCGAGGTGTGGGGCCACTCGCCATCAACTCGGTCACACAGACCATCTGCTGGGAGAATCAGCGTCGCGAACCAGCGTGGTGCACCTCTTCGAGGGTAGGGCCCCGGACGGGGTCGGGCCAATCCCACGTACTGGGTAACTCCCCCGTGTCCGTAGCCGCACGCGTGTCCGCAGCCGCCCGCGTGTCCCCAGCCGCACCCGAGATCGCCCCGTGCAGGCCTTTCGTTGATTTGCGGCATGAGCCGAAGGTGCCATCTCCCTAGGCTCGCAAGCACTGTCAGCACAGGGTGACCACCGGGGGGCACCTCGCAAGAGGTTGGGAAGCGATGACGCAGATCTCGTTGGGGACCGCCAGGCTCGGCCTCGAGTCGGTCACGACCGTTCCCAGGCCCCGGGAGTCGGTACCGGGTCGCCCGTCGCACCACCCTGTCGACCTCCTGCCTCCCCGGGGCGGTCCCAGGGACGACGCAGACCCGCCACGCACTGCTTCGGTCGAACCGTGCCGGCCCGTCTCCCCTGCGGGAACCCGTGGCCACAACGTCAGCGTGCGATCACTGGGCGTCGATGCGCTCCTGGCGGCCGGGCTGGCTGCCAGCTGGGCCACCTCAGGTGCGCTGTCGACCGGCGCGGCGGGTGCAGCCGCCCTCGCCTGGCCGGTGCTCCTGCTCGCGACAGGCCACTACCGACGCGGAGCGCTCGGCGAGAGCCGCGCCGGCCGCGTGCGCGCCATCCTCGGAGCTGGGGTGCGCGGGTCGATCCTGGCCCTCGCCGCCTCGCCCTTCCTCACCACCATCGACCTGGTCCCGCTCGCGCAGCTGGTGGTCGCCTTCGCCGTGGCGAGCGGTGTCCACCACCTCGTCGACGTACGCCGCTCGCGCCCGCGGCTGGTGCTCGCCGGGGAGGACTCCGACGTACGCGCCGCGGTGGCCGAGCTCGACGCGGCCGGGATCCACGAGGTGGTGGCGGTCTGTCTGACCCCGGGCTCGCGGAACACCAGCAATGAGCTTCCAGCCTACGACGGCCTCGAGTCCGCGGTCCGGGCTGCGGACGAGCACCAAGCCGACGCCCTGGTGGTCCTGCCGAGCGCACGCCCCACGCCGGTCGAGATGCGTCGCCTCCACTGGGCGTTGGCCGGCATCGGCGCTGAGCTGTGTGTCGGCACCGGGCTCCTGGACGTCGGGCCGCAACGAACCCGGGTGCTGTCCGGGGCGGGGCTCGACGTCCTGCACGTCAGCGGACCCGTCCTCGACGGTCCGCGGCGACTCCTCAAGGACGTCCTGGAACGCTGGGCCGCCCTGGTCGCCATCGTCCTCGCCCTGCCGCTGCTCGCCGCCCTCGCACTGGCGATCCGCCTCGAGACCCCGGGCGCCGCCCTCTTCCGGCAGCAGCGCATCGGACGCGACGGGGTGCCCTTCACGATGCTGAAGCTGCGCTCGATGGGCGTGGACGCCGAGGCGCAGCGCATCGCGCTCAACGGGAGCAACGAGAAGGACGCCGTGCTCTTCAAGATCCAGCTCGACCCCCGGGTCACGCCGATCGGTCGGGTGCTCCGCAAGTACTCCCTCGACGAGCTGCCCCAGCTGTGGAACGTCGTGCGCGGCGACATGTCCCTCGTCGGACCGCGACCGGCCCTGCCCGGCGAGGTGGCCCGCTACGACGTGGACCCCCACCGGCGCCTCGTCGTCAAGCCCGGCGTCACCGGCCTCTGGCAGGTGTCCGGACGGTCGGACCTGAGCTGGGAAGAGTCCGTGCGCCTCGACCTCAGGTACGTCGACAACTGGTCGCTCGGCCTCGACCTCTCCATCCTGGTCCGCACCGTCCGGGCCGTGCTGGGGCACCGCGGTGCGTACTGACTCGCCCGCCATCCGCTGCACCGCGTGCAGCCCGGCTGCAGGGGGCGCTCAACCATGACGACGACCAGCACCCTCCTGCGGCGCACCCTCAGCCTGTTGACGGCGTCCGTCGTGGCGGGCACCGTGCTCACGGCCTGCAGCGGCGTGTCACCCCGGCCGGCGGACGAGACCCCGAACACCCGGGCGTCGGGAGATACGACAGCCACGACGAGCCCCTCCCACGACGGCGCCACGCCGGCAGACGACCCCCGAGCCTCTCCGAGCGGGTCTTCCGTCGGCGACGACGGCGATGCGGGCGATGCCGGAGGCAACGACGGGAGCGACGGGAGCGACAACGGCGACGGTGACGGCGGCGGCGGCGGTGCAGACTCCGGTGCGGGCCTCGAGATGCCCGAGGTGCCCGAGGAGGAGGTGGCCAGCCTGTCCGAGCTGCTCGAGCCCGCCAGCACCGCGCCCCTCGTCAGCGCTCCCCTCCCTCGCCCGGCGAGCGCACGTGGCCGCCTGGTCGTGGGCTTCCCCGCCGTGCTCCGGCCGACGCCGGGCACCGCTGTGGAGTCCAGCAGCGTGTCACCGTCCGGCCACCGGCTACAGGCGGGACTGACCGGCTCCAGCTCACGGTCACCCGACGCGGTGCTGCTGGGCTACCGGACCAGGTGGACACGACGAGGGCTGCTCGAGCAGGCGGCGCCAGTCGCCGCTCCCGGCTCGTGGGCGGCAGCCTTCCGACGTGGACGCAGCGTCGTCACCCTCACCGTCTCGACCCGCGGGTCGCGCACGACGTACGTCGTCCACGCGAGCCTGCGCGCGGAGGACGACTGACAGATGTACATCAGTCTGCGCGACCGGCCGGTCCACGACGAGCTCACGTCCCCCCGATCGACCCGCTCTCCTGTGGGCCGGGTGGTCATCGTCCTCGGCCTCGTGTCGCTGCTCACCGACGTCTCGTCCGAGTCCGTCTCGGCCATCCTGCCGCTCTACCTCACGATGGTCGTCGGCCTCACGCCAGTGGCGTACGGCCTCATCGACGGTCTCTACCAAGGCGTCAGTGCCCTGGTCCGCCTCGGCGGCGGTTGGCTCTCCGACGCCACCGACCGACCCAAGTGGGTGGCGTTCCTCGGTTACGGGCTGTCCGCGGTGGCCCGGGTGTTCCTCCTGTTCGCCTCGGGTGCGGCCGGAATCGCGGCCGTCGTGACCACCGACCGCATCGGCAAGGGCATCCGTACGGCTCCGCGCGACGCGATGATCAGCTCGTCGACACCCACCGAGCACCTCGGTCGTGCGTTCGGGGTGCACCGGATGCTCGACACGATCGGGGCCGCGCTCGGGCCGCTGATCGCCTTTGTTCTGCTGTGGCTCGTGCCGGGCGGCTACTCCGTGGTCCTCGTCGTCTCGCTCGCCTTCGCCCTCGCGGGAGTCGCCCTGCTCGGCCTCCTCGGGCCCGACATACGCACCCGCCGAGAAGAGGCGGAGAAGACCGGACCGACTCCCCCTCCGTTCCGGTGGCGCGACCTGACCGACCGCCGGCTGCGTCCACTGCTCGCCGTGTGCGGCCTGCTCGGCCTGCTGACGGTGGGCGACGGCTTCATCTACCTCGCGCTCCTCGACCACGGTGACGTCAACGTCTACTGGTTCCCGCTGTTCTACGTCGGCACCAACCTCGCCTACCTGCTGCTCGCCGTGCCGGTGGGCCGGCTGGCCGACCGTGTCGGACGGGCCCGGATCCTGGTCATGGGCCACCTTGCGCTGGTCGGCGCCTACCTGTGCTCGGTGCTGCCCACGTCGATGGCCGCAGCAACCGTCGGGACGCTGCTCCTTCTCGGCACCTTCTACGCCGCGACGGACGGCGTGGTCGCCGCTCTCGCCGGTAGGCTCGTCCCCGTGCAGGCACGCACCAGCGGCATCGCCGCTGCGCAGACAGTGGTCGCGCTGACCCGGATGTTCGCTTCCGCAGGCTTCGGGATGCTGTGGTACCTGCTGGGCCCAGGAGCCGCCATGATGACCGTGGCCGCTCTCCTTGCGGGGGCTGTGCTCCTCGCGGCCACGCGGATCGCCCGCCTCGATCATGCGGTGGTCACGCCGTGAGCCGGTCGTGACCGCGCGCGTACGACTCCTGGCGTTCGTCGTGGTCGTGGTCGCCCTGGTCGTCGCTGCCGGCGTCTATGCGGTCACTGAGGGGCGCGAGGTTCGTGCCCAGCGGAGCGCAGAGCCCGAGGCCCCCCAGACTCCCGTGATGTCCGTGGTCGACGAACCAAGGATCGTCTTCCGCCACACCGGTTTGGACAACGAGTACGGCACCGTCGCCGTGGTCCCGCTGGATGACCCGGGCGGCGCCCGCGCGTTCACCGGCGCGGCCTGCGACCGGGTGGCGGCCAGGGCCGAAGGCGTGTCCTGCCTCATCACCGACCCCGGCGTCGCGACGTCCTTCGAGGTGCAGGAACTCGACGCGGACTGGAACGAGGTCGCGTCCACCCCCCTTCCGGGCGTGCCCAGCCGGACCCGGCTGTCCCCGGACGGGACGCTGGTCGCCACGACCGTGTTCGTGAGCGGCCAC
This sequence is a window from Nocardioides sp. S5. Protein-coding genes within it:
- a CDS encoding VOC family protein; translated protein: MTSFVAHTTVDCHRAYELSEWWKQVLGYVDVEGDPNEPGHEECMVVDPGTGHAILFIEVPDAELPAKRVHFDLRPRTGTRDEEVERVRALGAVQVDDQRDVHGPGAGWVVLTDPEGNQFCVLRSQGEIDAAATATP
- a CDS encoding asparagine synthase-related protein, which gives rise to MSGLSGVRSFSPSGPTRDVLDRMAAAQEHRGTDGFEAWVGPGVGLSGPVHSVDGRWVVVLDGRIHHLVRLRSHLNHRFRTDDPGEVVAAGLAVEGISFVDRLQGAFSLVAHDLRANTTYLVRDRLGVLPLHYRHLPGGIAFASEVKALLTVGAAPEVDHRSLDAYLAFRVVPAPDTLFEGVKTVRPAHRLAIMSGGHLEEVAWWSAPETDPGGTWEADDAIEAVRDGVRVAVGSALDPGVPTGVNLTGGLASSLLTAQAQQLCGEEPVHTYTVAFGDEDPDEQARTGRLSSLLGTRHHVVRLHRDDLKDLWGPLTWHRDTPLSHAADLATYVLARAAGRHVSALLCAEGADELFGGQPRHRLAGLARRSSVLNGLPSPVRSSLAQRVERRLGATFSAAERRRLLGHAPTPERRTAPVVGVDDVDADPGLRHGLRHTFPDDALQRLDRMSAAASLEVRLPLLDHRLVDLAFRLPTSARSRAGCPSWVLREAARTLLPDEIIERRVPERGAGSWWYAGHRDNIREHLTASDSWVAATFDPTMLRELLHRHEHGGHEQERIWALVSLEIWHQTFFSDPPSVPRPRGT
- a CDS encoding HAMP domain-containing sensor histidine kinase is translated as MQVATAASFAVLIWLGTRDAHEWYVWPVVRTLSSLGDGVVSVAFIIGAICAAVVTWRRHAGLQRDAGVGDQLEARMAAEIDLAVQASSRDQSERLHELRSTVAGLVNGSALLDNADIPDEARRHLCGSVHRELLRMQRLLAGEHGATTDLDLDETLRLILDLQRLKGRHVELHTSGGTVRARYDSLAEVVNILMDNAATHGGCDTSLVEVVRRDEETVDITVSDNGRGIPEDQRERIFDWGNRGTDSPGQGIGLHVAQRLMAEDGGTLRLAEARGPGSAFVISLPSARRSPENHVPREDFHGAWRISG
- a CDS encoding exopolysaccharide biosynthesis polyprenyl glycosylphosphotransferase, translating into MRSLGVDALLAAGLAASWATSGALSTGAAGAAALAWPVLLLATGHYRRGALGESRAGRVRAILGAGVRGSILALAASPFLTTIDLVPLAQLVVAFAVASGVHHLVDVRRSRPRLVLAGEDSDVRAAVAELDAAGIHEVVAVCLTPGSRNTSNELPAYDGLESAVRAADEHQADALVVLPSARPTPVEMRRLHWALAGIGAELCVGTGLLDVGPQRTRVLSGAGLDVLHVSGPVLDGPRRLLKDVLERWAALVAIVLALPLLAALALAIRLETPGAALFRQQRIGRDGVPFTMLKLRSMGVDAEAQRIALNGSNEKDAVLFKIQLDPRVTPIGRVLRKYSLDELPQLWNVVRGDMSLVGPRPALPGEVARYDVDPHRRLVVKPGVTGLWQVSGRSDLSWEESVRLDLRYVDNWSLGLDLSILVRTVRAVLGHRGAY
- a CDS encoding 3'(2'),5'-bisphosphate nucleotidase CysQ — its product is MIDPTTLDDHAFAVWAAERAGAVLLDVRAGAAADGLEGKALKDAGDAAAQAELDRLLTAHRPDDAVLSEEAADDKSRLTAPRVWIIDPLDGTREFSEPPRDDWAVHVALWADGDLVAGAVAQPALGETFSTGRPSVVPPRTSQRPRIAVSRSRPPAFVEALAAELDAELVPMGSAGVKVMSVVRDVADAYVHAGGQYQWDNAAPVAVARAAGLHCSRVDGSPLVYNEDDTSLPDLIVCRPELAEQIVDFVRRHGTE
- a CDS encoding LuxR C-terminal-related transcriptional regulator, coding for MDGPPSGIGTGAGAAPAPDDRATTWIVSPHLLVAQAVAAALTSAGAAVAVRPWETVARNAWEGRDTGITRYIVAIFEGEDSLTVVEEISRLVAVGDVRVAVVAPGQTAIWWGGLLEGGAVDVVTGATSISQLLEVVERLTTGDLLMDPARRLALRAAWVQALDSRRVLIALMRTLSPQQMRVLELLAAGQRVVEVAALMDVSVGTVRSHVKALRAKLGARTQLEAVAMLRQVYDAGGTADLVPRPRRAPLALQGRPRVTAPHR
- a CDS encoding MFS transporter — its product is MYISLRDRPVHDELTSPRSTRSPVGRVVIVLGLVSLLTDVSSESVSAILPLYLTMVVGLTPVAYGLIDGLYQGVSALVRLGGGWLSDATDRPKWVAFLGYGLSAVARVFLLFASGAAGIAAVVTTDRIGKGIRTAPRDAMISSSTPTEHLGRAFGVHRMLDTIGAALGPLIAFVLLWLVPGGYSVVLVVSLAFALAGVALLGLLGPDIRTRREEAEKTGPTPPPFRWRDLTDRRLRPLLAVCGLLGLLTVGDGFIYLALLDHGDVNVYWFPLFYVGTNLAYLLLAVPVGRLADRVGRARILVMGHLALVGAYLCSVLPTSMAAATVGTLLLLGTFYAATDGVVAALAGRLVPVQARTSGIAAAQTVVALTRMFASAGFGMLWYLLGPGAAMMTVAALLAGAVLLAATRIARLDHAVVTP
- a CDS encoding response regulator transcription factor; translation: MAPGASRAEHRVLILDDHVLFAEALELALSLEQYDVRRLELPEEGGSMATLRSMALRANPRTVILDLDLGRFGDGVNLVAPLARAHVNVVVVTASQDIGRWGECMRLGARKVLTKSGALQQALSTVRRLHQGLPVVTREELESLLDAWSQQSRADEDIRRRLDRLTPRERQVLGALIEGRTVRAISQDSVVSEATVRTQVKSILNKLEVSSQLAAVGMANQIRWRQGA
- a CDS encoding multidrug efflux SMR transporter gives rise to the protein MSWFVLVLSGVLEAVWATALGRSEGLTRPVPTATFLVALVLSMGGLGYAMRTLPVGTSYAVWVGIGAVLTVVVAMVTGTESFSVVKALLLTGLVACIVGLKLVH